In Acidobacteriota bacterium, the genomic window CCGTCCCCGGGCGGTACAACGTCCTGAACGCCCTGGCCGTCTGGGCGGTGCTCCACCACGCCGGCGCGCCGCCGGAACGCGTAGCCGGCGCGCTGGCGTCGTTCCGCGGCGTGGAGCGCCGCATGACCCTGCGCGGCGAAGTCGGCGGCGCGCTGCTCTACGACGATTTTGCCCACCACCCCACGGCGATCGCAGCGACGCTGGCGGGAGCGCGGCTGCGGTTTCCCGACCGGCGGATCGCGGTGGTGTTCGAGCCGCGCTCCTGGACCTGCCGCAAGCGCGTCCACCAGGCGGCAATGGCCCGCTGCTTCGCCGAGGCCGATGTGGTGATTCTCGCCGACGTCTTCCGCAAGGAGGCGCTCCCTGCGGAAGACCGCTTCGATCCGGTCCGGGCGGTGGCCGACATGCGCGCCGCCGGGCAGGATGCCCACTTCCTGCCCACCGTGGCCCAGATCGTGCCGTTCCTTCGCCGCTGGCTGAAACCCGGCGATGTGGCCATCATCATGTCCAATGGCGGGTTCGATGACATTCACCGCCGCATCCTCGAATCCAGCGGGAGAGAAGGCGATGCTTCCACTCAACCGTAACTGCGCCCTGCGCCTGGCGCTCGCCCTGGCTCTGCTCGTCGCGTCACGGCCCGTCGGGCCGGCGGCGCAGGACCAGCCGGTCATCCGGACCGAGGTCCAGCAGATCTTCGTCCCGGTGACCGTGTCCAGCCAGGCGGGCGAACCGGTGACCGACCTGGCGCGCAAGGACTTCCACCTGTTCGAGGACGGCGTCGAGCAGGAGATCATCAACTGCGCCCGGGAGGAGGTGCCCCTCAACGTCGTCTTTCTCATGGACATCAGCCACAGCACCTTCATGGAGCTGGGCGCCATCAAGAAGGCCGTGCGGACCTTTGTCGGGGCGCTGCAGCCGGAAGACCGCGTGGCCATCGTCACCTTCAACAACGAGGCCCGCCTGATCCTCGACTGGTCCAACGACCTGGTGCGGCTGGACCGGGCGCTGGAGCGGGTGGTGCCCAAGGGGAGCACCGTCTGGTACGACGCGCTCTACGTGACCTATACCGAGCTGCTGCCGGCCGTGCGGGGCAAGAAGGTGATCGTGTCGGTCACCGACGGGTGGGACACGGCGAGCCTGGAGGGGTTCGACGACATCCTGCGCAAGGCCACCGTATCCGACACGCAGGTGTACATCGTCTCCAAGACCGCGGGCATCCGCGACTACGCTGAGTACTACAAGCGCGAGTACGGGCTCAAGTACGACGAGACTCAGATCATGCAGATCATGTACGCCGCGGACTCCCAGCTCCGGAAGCTCGCCTACGAGACGGGCGGCCGCGTCATCGACCCGCGCGGCGCCGGCACCATCGAGGAGGTGTACAGCCGGCTGGTCCGTGAACTGCGCCAGCAGTATTACCTGTCGTACATGCCGCACAATATCATGCGCGACGGCCAGTACCGCAAGATCGTCGTCCGGGTGGACCGGGTCGGAGTGCGGGTCAGCCACCGACCCGGTTACGAGGCCCGCTAGCGGCGGCACCCGCGGCGGAGCACATGAGGGAGGGCGAAGCCGTGCGGCTGCCAACCACGCGCAACATCTACCTGGTGGGATTCATGGGCGCCGGCAAGACCTGCGTGGCCGTGGAGCTGGCGCGGCGGATCGCCGCTGAGGCGATGGACCTGGACCACCTGGTGGAGGCCGCCGCCGGGCTGCCGGTGGTGGAGATCTTCCGCCGCCACGGCGAACCGCACTTCCGCCTGCTGGAGCTGCAGCAGCTCCGCGACGTTGCCGGCCGGGGCGGCCGGGTGGTGGCGCTGGGCGGGGGGACGTTCACCCAGGCCGAGGCGGCGGCGCTGGTGCAGGGGTCCGGCGTGGCCGTCTGGCTGGATTGCCCGCTGGACGAACTGGTGCGCCGCTGCGTCAGCCATCATGCCCCGCGGCCGCTGGCGCGGAGCGAAGCGGAGTTCCGCGCCCTCCACGCGGCGCGGCTTCCCCACTACCGGCAGGCGTTGTTCCGGGTGGACACCGGCGGCCGCACCATCGCCGCGGTGGCCGCCGAAATCGAGGAGATCCTCTCGTGGAAAGGGCTGCTGGAGCCGGACGCGTAGTTCCCCCTGGTTCAGGCGTCCCGCCTGAATATCAGTTGATGGTTGATGGTGAGCCGACGGGGACATGCACCACCGCGAAAGCACACTGTCCAAAACGGACATGTTTGACATCGTTCATTGGTCATTTTAGCGGGTGAATCGGTGAGTCGGTGAATTGGTGAATGGAGAGCTGGGGACCGGGAGGTGGAGGGCGGAGCAGCCAGCAATGATCACCCATCACTCTTCGACTGTTTGGAACCGGTGAACTTTTGAACCGGTGAACCTGCGAACGTTCAAACCTCCAAACGGTTCGATTACGATCACGAATTACGAGCATGTACTCTCAACTCTCAACTCCCAGCTCTCAACTCCCCCCGACCGTCATTTGCCCACGTTGATTCGGTGGGTCAGCTCGCTGAGGATATTGAAATTAATGAAGAAGATGATGTTCTTCAGGTCCTTCTTGAACTTGGTGACGTAGCGCGCGAACTTGTCCTCGTCGTTGAAATTGAGGACCGACTCGAACTCCACCACCTCCTCGGCCAGCTCCAGCAGCAGGTGGAGAATGCTCCGGTAGGCCGCCTTGACGCGGATCATTTCGGCCACGTCCCATCTCGTCGGCCGAAACTTGGTGGGGATGGTGTCAATGGCGCGGATCACCTCGGACACCACCTCCTGGATGAGCTCCGGGATTTCCTGGAAGTAAGTCTTCTCGTACTTTTCCGGGTGGTCCAGACGACCCACCGATTTGGTCTTGAGCACCTCGTACTGGTCCATGAGAGACAGGACATAGAGGTTCAGTCCCTTATACGGCAGCTCCCGCCGCTCCAGGCTCATGAAGCAGCGGCCGATGTAAATCTTGTCCGAATAGTGCAGGTTGATGTCCTTCAGGGAGGCGGTGTAGAGCTTGAGCTCCATCACCTTTTCCAGCTCGTTGAAATACTTGAGCCGCGCCAGCAGCAGCCCGTTGTTTTGACTGAGGAAGTAGGACGAGCGCTCCAACACCGCGGAGTCAAGGATCAGGTTTTCGACGAGGCGCTCCCGAAGGTAGAGCAGGATGCCGGAATTGTCCTCGATGAGCTTCTGGATCCGCGCCTCGCAGTTGTTGTCCGCCGGCTGGAGCGCGGGCGAGAGCAGGCACAGGCCGCCGTCGGTCATGGGGAGTTCCAGATAGATGTTGCGGCGGATTTTGTCCTGCAGGTTGTCGAAGTGGACGCAACGGGGCGGAGGCAGGTCTTCCTTCCTGAGTCCGGCCAGGTACTGGACCACGGCCATGGCGCACCTCCGGGCTGGTTGTTCTGGGTTGAGTATATCGGCAACCGACGAGAATGTAAACCCCGCAGGCGCCGCCCCGGCCCAATCCCGCCAGGCGGGCTACGAACATCGGGGTTCGGGTTTTGCGGTTCGGGGTTCGGATCTCGGGATACAATCCACCATCAACTATCAACAGTCTGAGAACTCGTGAACCTTCAACCGCCCGATCACGAGCACAAACAGTGGAATCGGGAACGAACGCCGAGCCGCGAACCCCGGATTGAGATAAAATCAACTAGCTGCAAACACGGGCGTTAGCCGAGCGGCTCGTTGACACCGTCCGGCGCGTGGGGTACAATGCCACCACTGTCCGATGCAACACCCGAGTGCCGCGGTTCGGCCGTTCCCGCCGCTGCGGCCGGAATCGAACCCATCGTCCCGCGAGGGAAAGGAGAGCCGCTCACATGTTCAAACGTATCATGACGCTGATCCGGGGTTTCGTGGGCCTGTTTGTCTCCGGATTGGAGAAGTCGAACCCGCAGGCCCTGATTGAGGCGGAAAAAGAAAACTTGCGCAAGCAGATCGCGCGCTTCAATGACAACCTGGCCACCCATGCCGGCTTTGTCGAACGCCTGATGCGGCAGGTCAAGTCGCTGGAGCAAAAAGAGCGGGAGCTCACCGCCAAGATCGCCGCCAACCTCAAGGCAGGCAACCGCGCCGTGGCCGGCCAGATGGCCCTGGAGCTGCAGACGGTCAAGGGGCAGCTCGAGGAGAACCGCGAGCAGCTGGTCACCGCCGACGAGACCTTCAAGAAGCTGGTCAAGTCCCGCGACGTGGCGGTGCAGGAGGCCCGGGGCAAGATCGAAAAGCTGAAGCGGATGCTGTCCGAGACCGAGATGCTTGAGGCGCAAGCGGAACTTCAGGAGATGGCCGCCGGCATGATCAGCGAGATCGGCGGTTCCGGCGACACCCTGAACCGCGTCGAGGAGTACCTGTCCGAGCGTCGCGACAAGGCCGCCGGCCGCGCCCGCGTGGCCTCCAGCGGCATTGATATCCAGGAAGTCGAACTCAAGGAAGCCGAGCAGGCCGCCCTGGCCGAACAGGCGCTGGCCGAGTTCGAGGTGGCCTACGGCTTCAAGACCCCGGCGGCCGAAGCGGCCGCCCCCGCAACCGCCCCGGCGGACGCCGCGCCCGAGCCCCAGCCCCAGAAGGAACTGGGGCCGCAGGGTCAGTGAGTGCGCGCGCAACGCGCGCCGGGCTGAGGATTACCGAAGGACAAGGAGGTTCGCATGACGACGGAGAAAGTCGGACCCACTGCGTTGGGCAAGATCGTGATCGTGCTGTTCATCCTGGGCTGTCTGGCTGCTGCCGGCTGGTTCTTCCGGGACACCATCTTTCCCGGCCGGGACGGCGGCGGAACCGTGGACATGGACAAATTCCGCGAACAGCAGGGCGGTGCCGAGGCGATGGATCCAACTGGCATCACCACGGTGACCGAGTACAAGTACATTCCCGCCCAGAAGCTGCCTCCCGTCAAGGGGACCAGCGCGTACAAGTGGGACGCGGGCAAGGTGGTGGAGTTCCCCATCAACGTTTGGATCGGCTGGCTGCCTATCGTCGCCGCAAACAACGGCTTCGCGCCCAGCACCGAGAGCGTCTTCTATAAAAAATACGGCTTCAAGGTGAACCTGAAGCTCATCGATGACCCGGTGTCGGCCCGTGACGCCTACGCGGCGGGCAACAGCCACATCCTGTGGGGCACCCTCGACATGATGGCGCTCTTCGCCCCCGAGCTGATGAAGGACTCGCGCACCGCGCCCCGCATCTACCAGCAGATCGACTGGTCCAACGGCGGCGACGGCATCGTGGTCCGCTCCAAGATCGCCTCGGTGCGCGACCTCAAGGGCCGGACCATCGTCTACGCCCAGAACTCCCCGTCGCAGTACTTCATCAACAATCTGCTGCTCAACGCCGGCATCCAGCCCGGCGAGGTCAAGCATAAGTTCACCTCCACCGCGTTCGAGGCCGCCGCGGCCTTTGTCGCCGACCCGAGCATCGACGCCTGCGTCTCCTGGGCGCCCGACATTTACAACATCCCCGAGAAGGTCAAGAACACCCGGATCCTGACCACCACCGCCGAGGCGAACAAGCTGATCGCCGACGTCTGGGCGGCCCGGGCCGACTTCGCCAAGGACCACCCCGAGATCATCGAGGGCCTGGTGGCGGGCATCTTCGAGGGGATGCGGATGCTCAAGGACGACACCCAGAAAGCCCGCGCCTTCCAGTGGATGGCCGAGGGGTACGGCATGGCCGTGGACGAGATCCGCGCCATGGAAGCCGACGCCCACACCACCAACTTCGCCGAGAACAAGGAGTTCTTCCTCAACGCCAACTCGCCGTCCAACTTCGAGCGGACCTGGAAGAACATCACCTTCGTTTACAAGGAGCTGGGCCTGCTCGACACGCCGGTCCGCTTCGACGAGGTGATGGACTTCTCCGTCCTCCAGAAGCTCGAGGCCAAGGGCACCTTTGCCGACATGAAGAACGAGTACGTCACCCAGTTCTCGCCCACCACCTACTCGAAGGTCGCTGCCGAAAAGCCCATCCTCACCCAAACCATCCGAATCAACTTCTACCCCAACTCCTCGAACATCTTCGAGCCGCAGCACGACGAGTTCGGCAACGCGCTGGCGAACACCCTGTACGATCCCAACGCCACCGCCACCCTGGAGAAAGTCGGCCGGCTGGCGGGCCAGTACGAGCGCGCGGTGATCGCCGTGGTGGGGCACACCGACTCCTCGATGAAGGGGAAGGTGCCGCGGAACGAGGTGGAGCGCCTGTCGCTGGACCGCGCCAACTCGGTCAAGAACGCACTGGTCAAGAAGTACAACTTCGATCCGAACAAGTTCGTTATCCAGGGCAAGGCGTGGGACGAACCCGCCGATGCCAACGATCCCATGAACCAGGCGTTGAACCGGCGAGTCGAGATCTCGGTCTATCCGCCGGAGAAGTAAGACCTGCGGTATGAAAGCATTCCTGTCCAGTTTCCGGCTGCGGGGGCCCCAGGGCTTCCTCAGCATCCGGGAGTCCCTCGGGACCCCCCTTAAAATCGTCCTGGGGGCGATACCCATCGTGCTGATCTTTCTCCGCTGGCACCTGGCCACCGCCGGAGCGGCCGAAGAGCGCCTCATCTCCCCCACGATCCTCCCGTCGCCGGGCGAGGTGATCCGGTCGTTCCCGTCGCTCTGGTTCCAGGCGGAGCTGAGCCGCAGCGCCCTCACCAGCGCGCTGCGCGTGGTGATCGGGTTCGGCGTGGCCTGGGTGATCGCGTTTCCGCTGGGCATTTTCATGGGCGCCTTCACGAAGGTGGGCGCGACGTTCAGCCCGGTGATGGTCTTCCTCGGCTACCTGCCCATCCCGGCCCTCGTGCCTCTGACCATGAGCCTGTTCGGCGTGGACGAGCTGCAGAAGGTCATGTTCCTGGCGCTGGCGTTCTTCATCTACCTGCTGCCCCTGTTCGTCCGCGCGGTGAGCGACGTCGACAACGTCTTTCTGCAGACCGCTTACACTCTGGGCGCCACGCGCTGGCAGACGCTGCGGCGGGTGCTGCTGCCGGTGGCGCTGCCGCGGATCGTCCACGCCATGCGCCTCGGCTTCGGCGTGGGCTGGACCTACATCATCCTGGCCGAGATGGTCGCCGCCGAACGGGGCCTGGGCAACATCATCATCGTGGCCCAGCGCCGCGGGCCCCGGGAGCACATCTACCTTGTGCTGGTGGTGATCGTGATGATCGCCTACCTCACCGACAAGTTCTGGGTGGTGCTCAGCCGCTACCTCTTCCCGTACCAGGAGGCGCGATGAGCGTTCCCCCCGAAAAGAAGCTCCCGCCCGTGATCGAGTTCCGCGACGTGGCCAAGGTGTTCAACCCGGGCACGCCGCGCGAATACAAGGCTCTGGAACACCTCAATTTCTGCATCGAGGACCTGCCGGGGAAGGGCGAATTCATCACCATCCTGGGTCCGTCGGGCTGCGGCAAGAGCACGGCGCTCAACCTCCTGGCCGGCTTCCAGGAGGTGTGGCCCCCCACCGCCGGCGAGATCCTGGTACGCGGCCAGCCGGTGACGGCTCCGGGCGTGGACCGAGGTATGGTCTTTCAGAAGTACAGCTCCTTCCCCCACCTCACGGTGCGCCAGAACGTCCGCTTCGGCATGGAGCTGAACCGGCGCCGGGAGGGCCTGGGGGAAGACGAGATCGAGGGCCGGGCCATGGACTGGATCGGGAAGGTAGGCCTGGCGCCGCACGTCGACAAATACCCCCACCAGCTCTCCGGCGGCCAGCAGCAGCGCGTGGCGCTGGCGCGCACCCTCGTGTGCCGCCCGAAGATCATCCTCATGGACGAGCCGTTCTCGGCGCTGGATGAGCCCACCCGGCTGGAGATGCAGAGCCTGGTGGTGGAGCTGTGGCAGCAGGTGGAGGCCACCGTGCTGCTGGTGACCCACTCCATCATCGAGGCGGTCTACCTCGGCGACCGCGTCTGGATCTTCTCCCAGGCGCCGGGGCGGATCGCGCGGGAAATCACCCAGACGCCGGCGGCGGTGCCGGGCGAGCCGCCCAACGTGCTCCAGCAGCAGCCGGCGTTCCTGGAGGCGGTGGAACGGGTCTCGGCGATCTTCCTCAAAATCGAACAAGGTGAAGCGGAGAGCTGATGGCCAAGGACCTGCTGGGCTACTGGGACTACGTCAAGGCCGCCTTCCACTGGAAGGTGGATATCCCGTGGCTGGGCAAGATGCCGCTCAACAAGGTGATGCTGGCGGGCCTCGTCATCCTCGGGTTCATCAACCCGGGCTTTTGGCTCCTGGGTGCGGCGGCCGAGGCGGGTTTCCTGCTGCTGGTGGCGGGCAACGACCGGTTTCAGAACCTGGTGAAGGCCACCCGACTGCAGGCGTCCGCGGAGAACTGGGCCGAGCGCCAGGCGGCGATGCTGACCGCACTGGACGGACGGTCGCAAGAGCGCTACCGGCGGCTGCTCGAGACGGGCGCCGCGGTGCTTCACAGCTCGGGGCCGCTGGCGGGCAAGGACACCGCCGGCGATCTGCGCGCCGGCAGCCTGAACCAGCTCCACTGGATGTTCCTCAAGCTCCTCGTGTCGCAGGGGCGCATCCGCGACATCCTGGCGCAGACCTCGAAGCAGGACCTGGAGCGTGAGATCGATGACCTGACCCAGCGCCTGGCCAGGGAGGACCCGGCCTCGGCGGTGGCCCGCTCGGTGCAGGGGACGCTGGACATTCAGAAGCGGCGCCTGGGCAACATCCTCCAGGCCGAGTCGAGCCTGCAGGTGATCGAGGCGGAGCTGGACCGGATCGAGAAGCATGTGACGCTGCTCCGCGAGGAGGCGCTGGTCACGAGCGACCCGGCGCAGCTCTCCGACCGGCTCGACGGGGTGATGGAGTCGCTCCAGGGCACCTCGAAGTGGATGGCCGAGAACAACGAGCTTTTCGGCAGCCTCGAGGAGGTGGGCATGCCGCCCACCCTCATCGACCGCGCACTGCGGGACAAGGAGCAGGAGTGACGCCATGGGCAAGGTGACACTGCCGGACTGGGCGCAGGGCATGCGGGAAATCTTCCGGGCGGAGACGGTTTCGCAGTTCATCCTGCACGGTAACGTCAACGACCTGGTGCCCCACCGCGAGGACGACGCGCTGCGCTTTCTGACCCTGGGCGACTACCTGGCCGAGGTGCTGTTCCAGCCCTTCGACGTGGTGCTGTTCTACGACCGCGGCCGCGGCATCCGCCTGGCCAAGGGGGCGGATCACTTCCACGCCTTCCTCAAGGTCATGGACAAGTTCCACGGCTCGCGCTACGCCTCCGACGCCGCCGCCGGCCGCAACCCCGACCGGGCGCTGGACTCGCCGGGGCTGCTGCCGCGGTCGCCGGCCCAGGCGCTGGAGCTCATCGACCGGTTTCTCAACGGCGTCGTGGCCGCCTCGCGCAACCCGAAGGCGGCCGGCCCGCGCTCGGTGGCGGTGGTGGTGCCGTTCGCCCACTTCATCGTGCCGCGGGGCGAGTCGCTGTACCTGAGCGGCGAGATCGGGGCCAACCTCATCAAGATCCGCAACTGGGCCGAGGATCCGGCCATCATGGGCGCCAACATCGCCACGGTGCTGGTGAGCGAGAACCTGCTGGACCTGAGCGCCTACCTCACCGACAGCCCCGCCAG contains:
- a CDS encoding OmpA family protein — encoded protein: MTTEKVGPTALGKIVIVLFILGCLAAAGWFFRDTIFPGRDGGGTVDMDKFREQQGGAEAMDPTGITTVTEYKYIPAQKLPPVKGTSAYKWDAGKVVEFPINVWIGWLPIVAANNGFAPSTESVFYKKYGFKVNLKLIDDPVSARDAYAAGNSHILWGTLDMMALFAPELMKDSRTAPRIYQQIDWSNGGDGIVVRSKIASVRDLKGRTIVYAQNSPSQYFINNLLLNAGIQPGEVKHKFTSTAFEAAAAFVADPSIDACVSWAPDIYNIPEKVKNTRILTTTAEANKLIADVWAARADFAKDHPEIIEGLVAGIFEGMRMLKDDTQKARAFQWMAEGYGMAVDEIRAMEADAHTTNFAENKEFFLNANSPSNFERTWKNITFVYKELGLLDTPVRFDEVMDFSVLQKLEAKGTFADMKNEYVTQFSPTTYSKVAAEKPILTQTIRINFYPNSSNIFEPQHDEFGNALANTLYDPNATATLEKVGRLAGQYERAVIAVVGHTDSSMKGKVPRNEVERLSLDRANSVKNALVKKYNFDPNKFVIQGKAWDEPADANDPMNQALNRRVEISVYPPEK
- a CDS encoding VWA domain-containing protein, producing the protein MLPLNRNCALRLALALALLVASRPVGPAAQDQPVIRTEVQQIFVPVTVSSQAGEPVTDLARKDFHLFEDGVEQEIINCAREEVPLNVVFLMDISHSTFMELGAIKKAVRTFVGALQPEDRVAIVTFNNEARLILDWSNDLVRLDRALERVVPKGSTVWYDALYVTYTELLPAVRGKKVIVSVTDGWDTASLEGFDDILRKATVSDTQVYIVSKTAGIRDYAEYYKREYGLKYDETQIMQIMYAADSQLRKLAYETGGRVIDPRGAGTIEEVYSRLVRELRQQYYLSYMPHNIMRDGQYRKIVVRVDRVGVRVSHRPGYEAR
- a CDS encoding ABC transporter ATP-binding protein; the protein is MSVPPEKKLPPVIEFRDVAKVFNPGTPREYKALEHLNFCIEDLPGKGEFITILGPSGCGKSTALNLLAGFQEVWPPTAGEILVRGQPVTAPGVDRGMVFQKYSSFPHLTVRQNVRFGMELNRRREGLGEDEIEGRAMDWIGKVGLAPHVDKYPHQLSGGQQQRVALARTLVCRPKIILMDEPFSALDEPTRLEMQSLVVELWQQVEATVLLVTHSIIEAVYLGDRVWIFSQAPGRIAREITQTPAAVPGEPPNVLQQQPAFLEAVERVSAIFLKIEQGEAES
- a CDS encoding ABC transporter permease, which gives rise to MKAFLSSFRLRGPQGFLSIRESLGTPLKIVLGAIPIVLIFLRWHLATAGAAEERLISPTILPSPGEVIRSFPSLWFQAELSRSALTSALRVVIGFGVAWVIAFPLGIFMGAFTKVGATFSPVMVFLGYLPIPALVPLTMSLFGVDELQKVMFLALAFFIYLLPLFVRAVSDVDNVFLQTAYTLGATRWQTLRRVLLPVALPRIVHAMRLGFGVGWTYIILAEMVAAERGLGNIIIVAQRRGPREHIYLVLVVIVMIAYLTDKFWVVLSRYLFPYQEAR
- a CDS encoding shikimate kinase, which codes for MRLPTTRNIYLVGFMGAGKTCVAVELARRIAAEAMDLDHLVEAAAGLPVVEIFRRHGEPHFRLLELQQLRDVAGRGGRVVALGGGTFTQAEAAALVQGSGVAVWLDCPLDELVRRCVSHHAPRPLARSEAEFRALHAARLPHYRQALFRVDTGGRTIAAVAAEIEEILSWKGLLEPDA